Within the Lacerta agilis isolate rLacAgi1 chromosome 15, rLacAgi1.pri, whole genome shotgun sequence genome, the region gattgCAGCaaaaggtccccaccttcccatcgCTCTCTAAGGCTCTTCCCCCAATTCCTTCCCTAAGGCTTTGGTGTCTTGCCTCtcgttgctccaccctcttcatatctctgtgtgttctgggaaACACCGGGGGGAGGGCTGGTCACAACAGGAGGGGAagattccctggcttcttcagcagcctgcagcCTTCACTCAGCCTCCCCCCTTTTGCTTCTGAGTCATAACTGcactctgccacagcctctttctGTTCaataaaccctgttacctcttcagcttctgacacctccctccttccagcctgctccctcttccctctctgaccactcattgtcatcccaacGCCAATCCCGTGGCTGAGCTTTCTTCTCCTGGGGGTGCCCTCCTGGgagtgcctcccaccactcatcTGCATCCAGACAGTCCAGGACATCTGGATAGATGTATCCTTGTGTGACAGAACACAACTGATAGAAAATAGTTGACTTAggctccattgaaatcaatgggatttaagctGGATGTGACTAACATGGTCTGCTAATTTCATTGAGACTTGAGGACAGCTACGAACCTCTAGGTTAGGATCAAAGTTTACGCATTCCCAGACCAACAGAAACTGACCAAGTGGAAACTGCCATCTTATCTTCTCTATACTTTCTAGTGCTCCATCATATGTGGGAGtgtttttgcatttcccccaagCCTGGGATGAGTGTTTtcaatgagtgaatgaatgctgattaataaaaaaagaacCAGTCTTACCTTCTCTGGATACTTAACTGAGGGGTCTTCCATAGCCTTTCATTCCTTATCCATACCCCCACCTCTTTTCTGGCTGTAATGAGTAACTCCAGCACATTCCATTTAACTTAAGAAACACCCAGTTTATTGCACAACAAATGGATGAACCACAAGAAAAGAAGTGGCCTGCTTTACAGATGGCTTGGGTGAAAAGGTTAATGCAAGCAGCTAGTTACTGTACAGGTGGGGAGGAACGTTGTTTACAAAATGGGTGGACAGTCTGAGCATCATGCACCCTTGGCAGCAAATGTCTGAGCCATTTCAAGACGTCTGAAAAATATAGTCCCCAATAAGAATTGGGGGTGAGGGTACATGTGAGGGAGAGAAAGTGCTGGTAGAATATAGTCCTCAGCAACAACTGGCCTCAAACCCAGTAAACAGATGCAGCAGGGAGGAAAGGATTGTAGCAAAAGACTAGATGTGACCCCTGGTTTTGGTTTTCCACTGCGAAACCTTCTTTGTTTAGTATCTGGACATTAAACCTCTGCTGAAGAAATTAAGATTGCAAGATTTCTATCCATATTTGGCATATTCTCAAGATGACAGGTCTAGTTAAAGCAAAATGGCTTGGCCACCAGGATGAAGCTCATTTGCTCTGAGATGGAGGTGGGAAATGTGCTCCGCCATGGAGCGTTAGCAATGAAAATATAGAATTGGGGTGGAAAGCAGGAAGACTGGATTTAGggtagggtaaaaaaaaaaaaaaatcagttccaTGCAACTcatcttcctttccccttctggGATCCAGTTTAGAGCTCAGAATCGGAATTTGTTTTTAACTGGCATGCATCAtaaggtatttatttatatttaggaTGTGTACAAACATCGCTTAGGAGCAATTGCATGtgcttctgcttttatttttttatttttgcaggtaaGACAATTGGGGATGGCAGGTCACAAGCCACTTAGGCAAGTATTGCACCTTGATAACAAAATAACACACTTGAAGCCAGCAATCTTAAGATGCATGTCCATGAGCAGTACCTCAGAGCCTGGGTCTTAGTTCTACATATCAATGAGTCCAAAGACCTCAAAAAGACTCATTAAGCATAACTGCTTGACAAACCCATCTGTATGGCGCCTGTCTCAGGCATATTGCCAGATGGACCACAGAGTGCCCAATGTGATGCTATAGGCCAGCACAGCTACTAGATATGCCCGGAAAAGAAGAACATCCAGGATATAGCCCACCTGCAGCCATTCACGGGCAATGTCACGGAATTCATCCCGCTTCTCCAGAAACTGGCGGATGGCTGCAATCTCTTGCAGGATATTTTCAACCACCAGCGAGCTCTCCCCTTGCGGCTGGGTCATAGTACCACTTGCTCCTCCTTCAAAGTCACGTGTGCTTTCACAGCTGTAGTGGTTCAGTTTGGCTGGAGAGAGGTAAAGGAAATGGTAAAGCTGAAACAAATATGAGGGACACACTGGGGAATTGTGTCCCAGCCTAAGTGCCAGAGCCATGGGTCAGTTCACAACAGCTCCCCACTTCGCTCATCGCAATCATTTCACTAACTTAAAATGACAGCAAGGACCATTTGGTTAGGAACCTAAGGGTGGCTGCAGCTAACAGACAGCCAATCAAGATAGGTGACAGTGGAGGAGGTGTTGTCTAGCAACCAGCCAGATTGGCATGATCCTTGCTAAGGTTCTGATTGGCTATGTAGTTCTGAGGAAATTTTCCCCTCTGTGTTTGGTTGTATGTCTGCCTCTGCTGTCCACAAGGCCTATAAATAAGATCAAACCTCTCTGTTTATTTCTCCTCATATTATGTCCTGTATTTGTTCAGTTTGCCCAGTAAAACATTAGCAGTTATTTTCTCGCTCTCTCTCTGCACTCCATCTGCTTTCACTCAGTTAGCATTTCTATCCCCAATAATGTACCATTCAATATGGGCATCCATCTGAACAGAGTGTTCACATGCTTGCATTCCGATTTGGGACTTTGATCTTGCTCTTACCTGTACTGTCGTTGTTTTCCATGTTCCCTGAGATGTCAGAGCTCTGAGTGTGGACTGGACAGAACGTGTTCCTGTCTCGGATGCAGAGCAGGATGGTGGCCCGTTCCAGCACCCAGCGCTTCACCCAGTCAGGTACATGAGGCTGTAGATCTTGCTTATGCACGAGTCGCACTATGAGGATGGTCTCTGTCAAGCTAATGACCAGCAACGCCATGCACACCACAAAATAGACCCCTGTTGGAGGAAAGCCATGACCTTCAGCCAAGTCCATTTCTGAGCtaagtagctcagttggttagagagtggtgctgacaacaccaaggttgcaggtccgATCCCTGtaagggatagctgcatattcctacatggtcctcagggtcccttcccattctaaGATTCTGTGAGATAAAGCTTCTAGCAGCAGAAACAAGCCCTCCATTCCCCACACCTCCTCATCTCCTGCTGTCGCTCAACCTTTGGGGCTCCTCAATAACCCTATGTGGGGTTGTTGATCCTCCCTCAGTGAGAACTCCTTTAACTTTCTTAGCCTAgattctttctccctttcctcttggGCCGAGATCTGCACCTCAATCACACCTTCTCACACATAGAATAACATTCAGATGGTGCTGTAGGTAGCCCAAGCTGTGCAGTTCATTGGCCATCACCCACATCCCAAGACTGCTTGCAAAAAACACCTCAAAAGCAGGAAGGCATACCAAGCAAACTTGCCAATAATCCCCATGGAGCACACCAAGGCTGTTGTATATCCTGATGTATTTAAGCATTTTCAGCCTTTGCTTTTgagcttttggggttttttctggaCCTGAAGGTCCATTTTTGAGACATTTTGTGTATGGAAagcaactaaaaaataaaataaaaattaatcatAATAGGGCCAATGTCATGAGCACATCTTAACCATTTCTTGTTTTATCCCACAACTGACTGAACGCAAGGCACCACCAGCCATGCTGCAAAATTCATCCCATTCATGcttttgtcaatggggctgctgtGATCTtactcggcccagtatacctgaaggagcgtctccacccccatcgctcagcccagacactgaggtcctcctccgagggttttctgctggttccctcatttcgagaagcaaagctacagggaaccaggcagacggccttcttagtagcggcaccctccctgtggaacaccctcccttcagatgtcaaggagataaagaactacacaactttttgaagacatctgaaggcagccctgtatcgggaggttttttaTGCTTGATGTTTTGTGTTCTTAGATGTgctgtggctggggaaaccaagccagatagtcagggtataaataataaaatttctaTTATTACCTATCAGCGGGGTCCCAATAGCCGTGGCTGGCAGTGTATCAGAGACAATGATCAGGAAAACAGAGTAGCCCAAGAGTAGGGTGATCTTGAAGGAGACCCTCTCTCCACTGTCAGGGGGTAGGTAGAAGCCCACAATGTCCATGACCATCAGGAAGATACTGGGGAGCAGTAGGCTGACGGCATAAAAGAGGGGGCGTCTTCGGATGACCACCTGCCAAGGCACAAAGAGTCAGGCATGGGCCTTGGGTCTAGCTGAGACATGCTCTAATGGGTGGCTGGCTCTCCCTCAAATTCATCGTCCCATTTAATGCTTCCTAAGCCACTGCAAAGTGGCACAAGCCAAGGGCTCCATTGGCACCAGGCGTCTGGCTAAGCTGGCAGGGGGGCACCAAGGAGTCCTTTGGGATGTGCATCACTGCCcagtctttcctcctcctgctgaaaTATTTATGCCCtttgcttgctgcaaaactgCCTGTCAGGCAAGGTTAACCCTTCCTTCCCTGGAGCGGGACTGGACTGGCTGCTTCTACTGCCCATGTTTTTACAACACATGGCCCCAAAATGTTCTCCTTCATAATATTAGAAAAGCAACAAAGTCAAGACGCAGGGAATTCAGGAAAAGTCGCACAAAGTTTGCAAGACCTTTCCAAGCTGAGTGGGGAATCTGGTGAGATCAGTGcttcctgggggtactcaagggcacacAGTACCGGTAGCTTCCCTCGCcaaaaaaatggaatggaatccattcttacaaatactgcaataggttaagatctcatgaagtacaataacaaccttgtaaaatatacaactttgggtttcccccctcccccctttattttctcttctacacaggttctgtttctctttctctctttctctcttttatttatttctcaccatgtttagtgcacatataattatatactttttgaattttcaataaagattttaaaaaaagtgtggcacttactgtagcaacttcatagggagtaccagcacctttttcccttaaaaaaagcactgggtaagatgattttaaaaatatatataagttaTGAGCTATATTGCAGGAAGAGGCCCCATTTTCTCTGAACGTGCATTTTAAGACATGAATGCTCAGGAAAAAACCAGGAAGAGAAATTAATGACATCTTAGAAATTCAGCCTTCTAAGAAGTCATTGAACATGACGTTTTGCAGTCCTGGAGCACAATGCCACATAGCAATTGAATGCTGCTACATGATGTAGTGACCAAGGACAAAAGAGGGTAAATGAGGGTGAGGGTGAGTGAGAGCAAAGTTAATGAATGATGTTTGGCAAGCAGTCCCTAAAATCACACAAAAATGTGGGGGTGCCTTTTGGCATTACTGAATGAATTGTTTCAGCTGAGCTGTAGTTCCTGTGGCTTGCCTCCAGTGACACTTcacagtcagagtagacccactgaaattaagaggGACGGGAAACCTAGGCTcatgaatttcagtaggtctgtGCTGAGAAGAagttagttggctacaaccctgtgCTTCTGTAAGGTATAGGTCACAACCTGCAGCAGATTGACTCTCCTCATTCTGATACTGAAACATATTTTTCCCCTTCTGAATTCAGGTAGCTCCAGTTTAGAGAAAACccatttctcctccctcctcctcttgaaAACTAGCATGAaacctacagcagcagcagcagcttctcatCGCCAGAGCTTTGCACCACCCTTCCACCTCCGGCCTTCTTTAACAAATAATATGCACTGGAGATTCTGTTTCTGGCTCCTACCCACCACCCCTGCCCAGGCCCATCAGAACTTCTTACGAAGAACTTCATCTCAGCATAGAACTCGCTGTCACCAACACTGAACTCTCGGAACTGGCTGAGAACGTGAAGAAGCTCCCATTCCCCCTGGTTCATGAAGACACTCTTGTCATGTTTCACTTCCTCTGGGGTCCGCCACAGGGAGATGTTAATGTCCCGGACTGAGGAACAGAAGACAGAAAGAAAagtagggtaaaaggtaaaggtaaagggacccctgtccattaagtccagtcgcggacgactctggggttgtgatgctcatctcactctataggccaagggagccagtgtttgtccacaaacagcttccaggtcatgtcgccagcatgactaaatgctttggcgaaccagagcagcgcacggaaacaccgtttaccttcccgccagagtggtacctatttatctacttgcatgttgacgtgcttttgaactgccaaaGATGTCATCCCCTCGCTTTTCCACGCTATACCCATCTCCAAGTGATTTGTTGACCTTTCTGTGTGTCCCATCAAAGACATAATTTTGGACTGATGGCCACACATTAAAACCCCATGATGCAGATCCCAAAATGAGAGGAGTACAGTTGGCCCATGATattagccacccagagtggctggggcaacccagtcagatgggcggcatataaataataaaattattattattagtcatgaAATGCCAGATGAATGGGCCACAGCTCAACAAGCTAAGATGTTCATAAGCCTGTTGATTTCTATGGGCCTAAGTGCATGCCTAGCACTTGAAGGAATGGGACCATGTGAGAATCAGGTTCATTTAAAAGGTATTGGTGGCCATAGTATCTGCCAGGTTGGATCACATAAAAGGTCTGTCTTACGCCACAtatacaacatacatttaaagcactatgataccattttaaacagccatggtttctaccaaagtattctgggagctgtagtttgttaagggtcctgagagttgttaggagactccttattcccctcccagagccacacttcccagagttccctgtggagagggattgcttgttaagccactctgggaactgtggttctgggaggggaatagggatctcctaataGCTCTCAGCatctttagcaaactacagctcccagaattctttaaaatGGTCTCATAGTGCTTGAAACATGTGGTGTGGATGTGGGTTACGTTTAGTGCTCTATTCCTGGGAGACGCACACCTCTAACAGTTTGCTGTTGTATCTGCTACTTGGAGGTAGGAAACATGTATATGATGCTTGTATTTAGCCATCACAATAAGCAGTCATTGACAAGCCTAttctgcagggaggaggttgaGGGGAGATGCTTGGCAACCAGGGAGTAGGAGCCCCTTCCTATTTGGCTTAGTCGGTCGGCCTCTTCTCCCAGTGTGCAGCAAGTCACAAGGCAAAATCAACACAACTGCTCACGTACTGTTATGCAGCCAGCTGGTGAAGGTCAGAGAGCAGTTCTGCACATCAAAGGGGAAGTTATAGATGTCCAGGCTGCAGGCAGTGACCACCTGGACAGGCTTGAGGTTCCGCACTTCCCCATGATGGAGGATGTAAACATAGGGAATATCGGGGGATTTCCCCACATCCACACTGCAAGAAACAAAGGGTGGAGGAACCAAAGTGAGGGGAGAGAACATGAACCATTTGGGCTGCAGTCAAAACCCACCAAACAATGGAACTCCTCCATCCCAGATTCCAAATGTTGAGCTACAAGTGGTTACCGGTAACAAAACGTTGCAGCATGCTCCCTGTTCAGGATTCTAGCCGCTCCACCACATTCCTCCTCCCCTACCCTAGATTTTCATTTGTCCTCTGGTCTCctagatcctagtccaacactctgaccactataCCATACTGGACACAGATGGACCATATGTATGTCTCAGTAATGAACAGCTTCCTATGAACCCTGTAATCCCCCCCACCAGTCTCAAGTGGCTTCTCTCTTGTGATGACCCATTAAAACAATGCAGCCATTTTCCAATGAAGCTGTTTACCTTACAAACATGAATACAAAAAGGgcattttcttctcctccccaaaGGGGCTTTCTGACCCTTGCTTAGGTCTTCCAGTGGTCACAATAGAAGGAGGATGGTTTAGAACAATAGCTCCATACTCccgcctttccttccttctttccctctcttccaaGTATGCGCTGACAGCTCCACAGCTGCCCctccatattctctctctctctctctctctctctctctctcctcagaaAATTTGAATCCCACGCCCAACACAGCAAGGGTAATTATGAGTGTTTATAGTTTTCCACTACTGGAACTGTCCCAATTTCTCAGCCTTCTCCCCATCTGCAATATACAGTACACAGAGGGGCAAGCCAGAGGAAAAGCATTGTCAAGAATACAAAGTGGAAAGAGTATGGGTGGTATGGGAAGGGAGGAACGGttagagaacagaaataaatcctCACATTCTCTTCCATCCCATATTTTCGGCCTCCACAATGTGGAgagagggttggggaggggggacccaAGAAGGATGGTGCACTTACAATTCATTGATAAGAATGTCTGGGACCCAGATGGCCTCAGTAGGGACAGACATCTGGGTGATGTTGTCAAACTCCCTTGGATTCCACTGCAGAAACTCATCGATCCAGTGCTGCAAAATAGAGGGGAGGATCTGACACAGTGGTAGATGGAAATAAGTAGGTGGGGTGCTCTGCTAAACCACTTGTGGGTAGGTGTCAACTATTCTATTCTGCGATCTGATCTGAGGACAGAATGGCTCTGGAGAGTTGCTACTCTCCCAGACAGACAGAACTTGCACAGACAGAGCTATATAACTGTGTAACTGTAACTTTAAGAAACTTGTGGTTGAGTtgtcttttcccctcctccctgtgTGAACCTGGGTTAGAGGAGAGGAATTCTGCACTTTCCATTCCATTTCAGTCACTTTGAAAGGGGGAGCAGGGGTACTGACATTCCTGTGGAACGGAGAGCCTCAgtggaggctgggggggggggaggctgaacaGAAGCCAACACAAGAGGGTCCAGTCTTGTCACCTAGAACCAAGCACCACCTTCTTAGATGGGAGCAGACCCACCTGCCCCAACAGAGTATTTGCCTGCAAGCTCAACATCACCACAAGGCAAGTGAGTCTTGTGAGTGAACATGCCTTGCCTTGCCTCACCTCATCCTTAAAAGCAGGAGAGGTAGGGGAACTTGTTGG harbors:
- the HTR3A gene encoding 5-hydroxytryptamine receptor 3A translates to MLPKVLMAPSALGVSLLLLFFTSVLQCKAFHKTASKPENLTKPALRLLSDYLFSNYKKDVRPVRNWRKTTNVAIDVMVYAILSVDEKNQVLTTYIWYRQHWIDEFLQWNPREFDNITQMSVPTEAIWVPDILINEFVDVGKSPDIPYVYILHHGEVRNLKPVQVVTACSLDIYNFPFDVQNCSLTFTSWLHNIRDINISLWRTPEEVKHDKSVFMNQGEWELLHVLSQFREFSVGDSEFYAEMKFFVVIRRRPLFYAVSLLLPSIFLMVMDIVGFYLPPDSGERVSFKITLLLGYSVFLIIVSDTLPATAIGTPLIGVYFVVCMALLVISLTETILIVRLVHKQDLQPHVPDWVKRWVLERATILLCIRDRNTFCPVHTQSSDISGNMENNDSTAKLNHYSCESTRDFEGGASGTMTQPQGESSLVVENILQEIAAIRQFLEKRDEFRDIAREWLQVGYILDVLLFRAYLVAVLAYSITLGTLWSIWQYA